In the genome of Massilibacillus massiliensis, one region contains:
- a CDS encoding BclA C-terminal domain-containing protein: MSKKEDEQRYKYDNCNQCGEDYHSFNGCNYPNHFIIPSPGTTGATGATGPTGPTGPGTGVTGPTGPTGDPGATGPTGATGDPGATGPTGATGDPGATGPTGATGDPGATGVTGPTGPTGLTGDIGATGATGPTGPTGPTGPTGDIGATGATGPTGPTGPTGPTGDIGATGATGPTGPTGDIGATGATGPTGPTGPTGDIGATGATGPTGPTGLTGDIGATGATGPTGPTGPTGDIGATGVTGPTGPTGATGPTGPTGDTGATGPVAAPGTTLFNVIGPTGTATVGLGENLIFQTSTLDITVTEGSAIVTIDDLTPAGPTGATGATGATGATGATGDTGATGVTGATGATGATGDTGATGATGDTGATGDTGATGDTGATGATGDTGATGATGATGDTGAIGATGATGDTGATGDTGASVTSDSMSTTNTSSDTIAVVLGGTDVPLPDNQNLNTFTVDGTNTEFTVPTTGEYLISYSVITTLALLVSSQILQNGTPIAASIITPTVEINTLFTSFIVPLTAGDTLTLQLFGLLGAATLTGGSSTYMTVIRLI; encoded by the coding sequence ATGTCAAAAAAAGAGGACGAACAACGCTACAAATACGATAACTGCAATCAATGTGGTGAAGACTATCACAGCTTTAATGGATGCAACTATCCAAATCATTTTATAATTCCGTCACCTGGCACAACGGGAGCAACAGGTGCAACAGGGCCTACCGGTCCCACGGGGCCTGGAACGGGAGTAACAGGTCCTACTGGTCCTACAGGCGATCCAGGTGCTACTGGTCCAACGGGTGCTACTGGCGATCCAGGTGCTACTGGTCCAACGGGTGCTACTGGCGATCCAGGTGCTACTGGTCCAACGGGTGCTACTGGTGATCCTGGTGCTACCGGTGTAACTGGCCCGACGGGTCCGACAGGTCTTACCGGCGATATTGGCGCTACCGGCGCAACTGGTCCTACTGGTCCTACAGGTCCGACAGGTCCTACTGGCGATATTGGCGCTACCGGCGCAACTGGTCCTACTGGTCCTACAGGTCCGACAGGTCCTACTGGCGATATTGGCGCTACCGGCGCAACTGGCCCTACAGGTCCTACCGGTGACATTGGCGCTACCGGCGCAACTGGTCCTACTGGTCCAACAGGTCCTACCGGTGATATTGGCGCTACTGGTGCAACGGGTCCTACTGGTCCAACAGGTCTTACCGGCGATATTGGGGCTACCGGCGCAACTGGCCCTACTGGTCCAACGGGTCCTACCGGTGATATTGGCGCTACTGGTGTTACTGGTCCTACTGGTCCAACAGGAGCTACCGGCCCGACGGGTCCTACCGGTGATACTGGTGCCACTGGTCCTGTAGCTGCCCCCGGCACAACACTCTTTAATGTAATTGGCCCTACTGGCACTGCTACAGTAGGATTAGGTGAAAACTTGATTTTCCAAACCTCTACGCTTGATATTACAGTTACCGAAGGATCGGCAATTGTGACAATAGATGATCTAACTCCAGCTGGACCTACAGGAGCAACTGGTGCTACGGGTGCTACCGGCGCAACTGGTGCTACCGGCGATACCGGCGCAACTGGTGTTACCGGTGCTACGGGTGCTACGGGTGCTACCGGTGATACGGGTGCTACGGGTGCTACCGGTGATACGGGTGCTACGGGCGATACCGGCGCTACCGGCGATACGGGTGCTACGGGTGCTACCGGTGATACGGGCGCTACGGGTGCTACGGGTGCTACCGGCGATACGGGTGCTATCGGCGCAACTGGTGCTACTGGCGATACGGGTGCTACCGGCGATACGGGTGCTAGTGTTACGAGTGACAGCATGTCCACTACCAACACAAGTTCGGATACTATCGCTGTTGTACTTGGCGGTACCGATGTTCCTCTACCAGACAATCAAAATCTGAATACGTTTACCGTAGATGGTACAAATACTGAATTTACAGTACCAACGACAGGTGAGTATCTAATCAGCTATTCCGTAATCACAACACTAGCACTGCTTGTTTCCTCACAAATATTACAGAATGGTACTCCGATAGCAGCTTCAATAATTACCCCTACTGTTGAAATAAACACACTCTTTACGTCCTTCATCGTACCGCTAACTGCAGGTGATACACTAACACTTCAGTTATTTGGCCTGCTTGGAGCAGCAACGCTTACTGGAGGTTCAAGCACCTACATGACAGTTATACGACTAATATAA
- a CDS encoding cyclodeaminase/cyclohydrolase family protein, translating into MLTDLSLHHFFSKMAGNEAPGSGSGAALLGLTGVSLLKMVNQLCDERESGEVTLLNIELDKLHVLLGGLINRDAEVLNQALPALTAVGADGNSQEWNEVLLQAIDVPYAIADACLQALEAAKKLRGIAKANLICDVQFAAMSCNTAIQGAILIAQLNISLLRDDEELAAELKEKVEQFAESSDRFIDAILL; encoded by the coding sequence ATGCTTACCGATTTAAGTTTACATCATTTTTTTTCAAAAATGGCGGGAAATGAGGCACCGGGGAGTGGAAGCGGAGCGGCTCTGCTTGGGTTAACAGGTGTAAGTTTGTTGAAGATGGTAAACCAATTGTGCGACGAAAGAGAAAGTGGAGAAGTTACTTTATTAAATATTGAATTAGATAAGCTGCATGTGCTGTTAGGAGGGTTAATCAACCGTGATGCGGAGGTTTTAAATCAAGCTTTACCTGCGTTGACTGCTGTGGGGGCAGATGGCAATAGTCAAGAGTGGAACGAAGTATTACTGCAAGCAATCGATGTACCTTATGCGATTGCAGATGCTTGTTTGCAGGCACTTGAAGCAGCAAAAAAATTACGGGGGATAGCAAAAGCAAATCTTATTTGCGATGTACAGTTTGCTGCAATGAGTTGTAATACAGCAATACAAGGCGCGATTTTAATTGCTCAACTGAATATTTCATTGCTGCGAGACGATGAGGAGCTGGCGGCAGAGTTGAAGGAAAAAGTAGAGCAGTTTGCCGAATCAAGTGACCGATTTATAGATGCGATTCTTTTATAA
- a CDS encoding class I SAM-dependent methyltransferase yields MAFIDVIAYQIVIIRPLGYQHSDAFQEIAVTLKYGLERLGYKSIITENDFSEDNVNIILGFHLVSAELLPKVPETSIIYNLEQFDQNSMLNEKKLPLFKMFIIWDYSKRNIEIFKKMGCKNPLYYVPIGYVPELTSIQSVAVQDIDVLFYGSMNARREKILQELERRGLHVITLFGVYGKERDTFIARAKVILNIHYYDANIFEIVRISYLLSNRKAVVAECSEDTEIEDDLKEAVALIPYEKLVETCVELVKNDEKRHALETNGFQSFCVRREEDILRNVIKERIFVENNIEQLQVPRMINLGSGKDWRKEYLNVDINHAWHPDIIADISHDFPVNQEIETKRFGTIPIEEGSFDEIIASHLLEHIRDLVSAMTMCLRLLKVGGVFKIHVPYDLSCGAWQDPTHVRAFNEKSWLYYTDWSWYIGWKEARFDLVQNLFILNSVGLEMQANQASLAEILARPRAVDEMQVVLRKRLLTEEEKASVYYRNL; encoded by the coding sequence ATGGCGTTTATAGATGTAATAGCCTATCAAATTGTAATCATTCGACCTCTGGGATATCAGCACTCGGATGCTTTTCAAGAAATTGCAGTTACGTTAAAATATGGGCTTGAAAGGCTGGGCTATAAGAGTATCATTACAGAAAATGATTTTTCTGAAGACAATGTGAATATTATTTTAGGTTTTCATCTAGTTTCGGCAGAGTTATTGCCTAAGGTTCCGGAGACTTCGATCATTTATAATCTGGAACAATTCGATCAAAACTCTATGTTAAATGAAAAAAAATTGCCATTGTTTAAAATGTTTATCATATGGGATTATAGCAAACGGAATATTGAAATTTTTAAAAAAATGGGATGTAAAAATCCTTTATATTATGTGCCGATTGGTTATGTACCGGAGTTGACTTCTATTCAGTCTGTTGCAGTGCAAGATATTGATGTTTTATTTTATGGTTCCATGAATGCAAGACGTGAAAAAATTCTGCAAGAGTTAGAGAGAAGAGGTCTTCATGTCATTACTTTGTTTGGTGTATATGGAAAAGAAAGAGATACCTTTATTGCCAGAGCAAAAGTGATTCTTAACATTCATTATTATGATGCGAATATTTTTGAAATTGTACGAATATCGTATTTGTTATCAAATCGTAAGGCAGTGGTTGCCGAATGTAGTGAAGATACAGAAATTGAGGATGATTTAAAAGAAGCTGTTGCCTTAATTCCCTACGAAAAACTTGTTGAGACTTGTGTGGAACTTGTTAAAAATGATGAAAAACGTCATGCATTAGAGACAAATGGTTTTCAAAGTTTTTGCGTAAGGCGTGAGGAAGATATTTTGCGCAATGTGATTAAGGAGAGGATTTTTGTGGAAAATAATATCGAACAATTGCAAGTGCCGCGTATGATCAATTTAGGTAGTGGCAAGGATTGGAGGAAAGAGTACTTAAATGTTGATATCAATCATGCTTGGCATCCGGATATTATTGCTGATATAAGTCATGACTTTCCAGTGAATCAAGAAATTGAGACAAAGCGATTTGGGACGATACCTATTGAAGAAGGCTCTTTTGATGAAATTATCGCGAGCCATCTTTTAGAACATATTCGGGATTTGGTCAGTGCAATGACGATGTGTTTAAGGTTATTAAAGGTAGGAGGCGTATTTAAAATTCATGTTCCGTATGATTTATCTTGTGGAGCTTGGCAAGATCCAACGCATGTGCGGGCATTCAATGAAAAAAGTTGGCTTTATTATACGGATTGGAGTTGGTATATTGGTTGGAAAGAAGCAAGGTTTGATTTAGTTCAAAATTTATTTATATTGAATTCTGTCGGACTTGAGATGCAGGCAAATCAAGCTTCTTTGGCAGAAATTCTCGCTCGTCCGCGCGCAGTGGATGAAATGCAGGTTGTATTGCGTAAACGTCTATTAACAGAGGAAGAGAAGGCATCTGTTTATTATAGGAATCTTTAG
- a CDS encoding helix-turn-helix domain-containing protein: MSKKSKVSLKLKLQACKDVIEGKCSYREVARTLKISPMTIQRWVCNYRSEGIKGLIARTHFKAYSPEVKLSAVQDYLSGSIPVIEICEKYQIRKNDQLLNWVKKYNSHEKFQLRTGGSSIMTKSRKTTQEERLEIVQYCTAHDNNYGQTALAYKVSYQQVFIWMKKYRQMGKSGLEDRRGHRTGTLPSRTPEEELRDCVAQLERKNHWLQMEIDALKKLDELERRDALALHARKENTKQ, from the coding sequence ATGTCAAAGAAAAGTAAAGTTTCTCTAAAATTGAAACTGCAAGCCTGTAAAGATGTCATTGAAGGAAAATGCAGTTATAGAGAAGTGGCCAGGACTTTAAAAATAAGCCCGATGACAATTCAACGATGGGTATGTAATTATCGTAGTGAAGGAATAAAAGGTCTCATTGCACGAACTCACTTTAAAGCCTATTCACCAGAGGTAAAACTATCTGCTGTCCAGGACTATCTAAGCGGATCTATTCCCGTAATAGAAATTTGCGAAAAATATCAAATTCGTAAGAATGATCAATTACTCAATTGGGTAAAGAAGTATAATAGTCATGAGAAGTTTCAGCTTCGAACAGGAGGAAGCAGTATCATGACAAAATCAAGAAAGACTACACAAGAAGAACGACTAGAAATTGTTCAGTATTGTACAGCTCACGATAACAATTATGGACAAACAGCACTTGCTTATAAAGTATCCTATCAACAGGTTTTCATATGGATGAAAAAATATCGCCAGATGGGCAAATCTGGACTAGAAGATCGCCGTGGGCATCGAACAGGTACACTGCCCAGCCGTACCCCGGAAGAAGAACTCAGGGACTGTGTTGCCCAACTGGAACGTAAAAACCATTGGTTGCAGATGGAGATTGATGCATTAAAAAAACTGGACGAACTGGAAAGAAGGGATGCCTTGGCTTTACACGCAAGGAAAGAGAATACGAAGCAATAA
- a CDS encoding glycosyltransferase family 2 protein: MTTLEENSAKPMTISLCMIVKNEEATIERCLGSVAKAMDEIIIVDTGSTDTTKEIVRQFTNTIYDFTWIDDFAAARNFAFQQATQEYILWLDADDVMLTDDLEKLLTFKQSADKTVDAYTMNYNLSFDTNGNVASKLRRNRLVKRTNHFQWIGAVHEYLAVGGKIVNLDISVTHKKEKSDTYDRNLKIYENRLANGEEFSPRDLYYYANELNDHQRYEEAIVYYKKALATKACWIEDNIAICGKLADCYSALGDDENKLNYTYRSFNYDTPRAEFCCRIGYHFLSLKQYQQAIFWYTLATNLQKPKDSLALLNNSCWTWLPHLQLCVCYANIGEVPLAIQHNKIAEAYVPDHPSILHNNKYFAQLSAN; the protein is encoded by the coding sequence ATGACCACATTGGAAGAAAATTCTGCAAAACCAATGACCATCAGTCTATGTATGATTGTAAAAAACGAAGAAGCAACAATCGAGCGTTGCCTGGGTTCGGTTGCAAAAGCTATGGACGAAATTATAATCGTCGATACTGGTTCAACAGATACAACGAAAGAAATTGTTCGCCAATTTACAAATACCATTTATGATTTTACATGGATTGATGACTTTGCAGCTGCACGTAATTTTGCCTTTCAGCAGGCAACGCAAGAGTATATTCTTTGGTTAGATGCCGATGATGTTATGCTGACAGATGATTTAGAAAAATTATTGACGTTTAAACAAAGCGCTGACAAAACCGTGGATGCCTATACCATGAATTATAATTTATCTTTCGATACTAACGGTAATGTTGCCTCAAAGTTAAGAAGAAACCGCCTAGTCAAACGAACAAACCATTTTCAATGGATCGGAGCCGTTCATGAATACCTAGCCGTGGGAGGAAAAATCGTAAATCTAGATATTAGCGTAACCCACAAAAAAGAAAAATCTGATACGTATGATCGTAATCTAAAAATTTATGAAAATCGCTTAGCAAATGGAGAAGAGTTTTCTCCAAGAGATTTATATTATTATGCCAATGAATTAAATGATCACCAAAGATATGAAGAAGCAATTGTTTACTATAAAAAAGCATTGGCTACAAAAGCCTGTTGGATCGAAGATAATATTGCGATCTGTGGAAAACTTGCAGACTGTTATAGTGCGCTTGGTGACGATGAAAATAAATTAAACTATACATATCGATCCTTTAATTATGATACACCACGCGCAGAATTCTGCTGCCGAATCGGGTATCATTTTCTCAGCTTAAAACAGTATCAACAAGCAATTTTTTGGTATACACTTGCCACCAATCTACAAAAACCAAAAGACTCTTTGGCTCTTTTAAATAATTCTTGCTGGACTTGGCTGCCACATCTTCAGTTATGTGTTTGCTATGCAAATATCGGGGAAGTACCGTTAGCAATTCAGCATAATAAAATTGCTGAAGCCTATGTGCCAGATCATCCTAGCATTCTTCATAATAATAAATATTTCGCACAATTATCTGCGAATTGA
- a CDS encoding IS3 family transposase, whose product MHYSVLELCPIFHVTRSAYYHWLKGDKSPSERENERLAKKVIEIHEKHPDEGYRRIRDDLNRWHHEHINDKRILRIDRKLHIQSNIKHRQNCCTRRAPDPAYTAENILNRQFHADAPNEKWLTDVTEFKYCIGPVIHKLYLSAILDLYDRRIVSYVLSDHNNNKLVFNTFDEAVKNNPQAHPLFHSDRGFQYTSRSFHSRLIEHEMTQSMSRVGHCIDNGPMEGFWGVLKREMYYGHKFTGKQDLMHAVSCYIHYYNFERLQRRLNVMTPYEYYEHYIAA is encoded by the coding sequence GTGCATTATTCGGTTTTAGAACTTTGCCCAATTTTTCATGTAACCCGTTCAGCGTATTACCATTGGCTTAAAGGAGATAAAAGCCCAAGTGAGCGGGAAAATGAGCGACTGGCTAAGAAGGTCATCGAAATTCACGAAAAACATCCAGACGAGGGATACCGCAGAATTCGTGATGATTTGAACCGTTGGCATCATGAGCATATAAATGATAAACGTATTCTGCGCATTGACCGTAAATTACACATCCAGTCAAATATTAAACACCGGCAAAACTGTTGTACTCGCCGGGCACCTGATCCAGCTTACACAGCAGAAAACATTCTAAACCGGCAATTCCATGCTGATGCACCAAATGAAAAGTGGCTGACTGATGTGACGGAATTTAAATATTGTATAGGTCCGGTTATCCATAAGCTCTACCTGAGTGCTATATTGGATTTATATGATCGCCGAATTGTGTCATATGTACTAAGCGACCACAACAATAACAAGTTGGTCTTTAACACTTTTGATGAAGCTGTAAAAAACAATCCACAGGCGCACCCATTATTTCACAGTGACCGTGGATTTCAGTATACCAGCCGCAGTTTTCATAGCAGACTGATAGAACATGAGATGACACAAAGTATGTCTCGAGTTGGTCATTGCATAGATAATGGACCGATGGAAGGATTTTGGGGCGTATTGAAGCGTGAAATGTATTATGGTCATAAATTTACAGGGAAACAAGACCTGATGCATGCAGTTAGCTGCTATATTCACTATTACAATTTTGAACGTTTGCAGCGTCGATTAAATGTAATGACTCCCTACGAATATTATGAACATTATATCGCTGCATAA
- the cobT gene encoding nicotinate-nucleotide--dimethylbenzimidazole phosphoribosyltransferase codes for MNLLKQTLSLITPPDEAAMQYAKKQLAAITNPERNFGYLENILIKYAGITRQKMPKLPKKCTVIVCADHGVAEMGVSAYPVETTVHMTRNYLVAKGAVANALSNFSEANMIVVDMGIAASMEKIPGLIDRKIDYGTKNMTKGPAMTRQQAVQALTTGIEIANEYAKKGYQCFLPGEMGIANTTASAAIVATFGNLTPEQATGRGTNISDERLKVKIDVVRQALEVNKPDPTDGIDVLAKVGGFELGCIAGIMLGAAANNCVVMLDGFNTGVAALIANSICPLVKHYLIGSHLSIEPAHKTMLKLLDLKPYINMRFRLGEATGSSIAIHFLDVAIKTYINLCSTAGNKPTLESVQAVSSAKESQAHLSKLIDKIQPLNTKVMEACSLYIDNLTKPMHSLGALEELAIKIAGITGNEKPRQLNKELFIFTAPAQLKDTKNPYCAIQTFAQHASAKLHFIDLPSGANQAEFKLTKQAMFQAIEIGCQLISTKADSNANVFGLGTIDDTCSIDACHKILTAYEKDRSSAPIDSLMLLEKFGTPQIAALVGVILSAADEHCAIVLDNLTTCTAALVAVTMAPQVKGYLITSQLSPEPAHKLVIELLDLPIYLTLHMSIGEGCASALGMKLLDASMHMLNDMKTFGQTSVAVANDGPGAKRQTKSI; via the coding sequence ATGAACTTACTTAAGCAAACGCTTTCTCTTATCACTCCGCCAGATGAAGCAGCTATGCAATACGCAAAAAAACAGCTCGCTGCCATAACAAATCCAGAACGAAACTTTGGCTATTTAGAAAATATTCTCATCAAATATGCTGGTATCACTAGGCAAAAAATGCCGAAGCTTCCCAAAAAATGTACCGTTATCGTCTGTGCGGATCATGGGGTAGCTGAAATGGGCGTGAGTGCCTACCCAGTTGAAACCACCGTACATATGACGAGAAATTATCTTGTTGCAAAAGGTGCTGTTGCCAATGCGCTCTCTAATTTTTCTGAAGCAAATATGATTGTTGTCGACATGGGGATCGCAGCTTCCATGGAAAAAATCCCTGGATTGATTGATCGTAAAATCGATTACGGTACAAAAAATATGACCAAAGGGCCCGCCATGACACGTCAGCAAGCAGTACAAGCTTTAACAACCGGTATAGAAATTGCGAATGAATATGCAAAAAAAGGATATCAATGTTTTTTACCTGGGGAAATGGGTATTGCCAATACTACGGCAAGTGCTGCCATCGTTGCTACCTTTGGGAATCTCACTCCCGAGCAGGCCACTGGCCGCGGTACAAATATTTCTGATGAACGGTTGAAAGTTAAAATTGATGTTGTGCGCCAAGCTTTGGAAGTTAATAAACCAGACCCCACTGATGGCATTGATGTTTTAGCCAAAGTTGGAGGCTTTGAACTTGGCTGTATTGCCGGTATTATGCTTGGTGCTGCTGCAAACAATTGTGTTGTTATGCTTGATGGTTTTAATACCGGTGTCGCCGCCCTTATTGCCAACAGTATTTGTCCACTTGTAAAACATTATCTCATTGGTTCTCATCTCTCCATTGAACCAGCACATAAAACCATGTTAAAGCTTTTAGATTTAAAACCTTACATCAATATGCGGTTTCGCCTTGGTGAAGCAACCGGTTCCTCTATTGCAATTCACTTTTTAGATGTAGCAATCAAAACATATATCAATTTATGCTCTACTGCAGGCAACAAGCCAACGCTAGAATCTGTCCAAGCTGTTTCATCAGCAAAAGAATCCCAAGCGCACTTATCTAAACTTATTGATAAGATTCAACCCTTGAATACAAAAGTAATGGAAGCTTGCAGTCTCTATATAGACAACCTAACTAAACCGATGCATAGTCTTGGTGCACTCGAAGAATTGGCAATAAAAATTGCCGGAATCACTGGCAATGAAAAACCTCGTCAATTAAATAAAGAACTTTTTATCTTTACCGCCCCAGCCCAGCTAAAAGACACCAAAAATCCATATTGCGCAATTCAAACTTTTGCACAGCATGCGAGTGCCAAATTGCATTTCATTGATTTACCATCAGGTGCAAATCAAGCTGAATTCAAACTTACAAAGCAGGCAATGTTCCAAGCGATTGAAATTGGCTGTCAGCTTATCTCTACAAAAGCTGACAGTAATGCAAACGTCTTTGGCCTCGGTACAATAGACGATACATGCTCTATAGACGCTTGTCATAAAATTTTAACCGCTTATGAGAAGGATCGATCCTCTGCCCCGATCGACTCGCTCATGCTCTTAGAAAAATTCGGAACACCACAAATTGCAGCTCTGGTCGGTGTAATCCTCAGTGCCGCAGATGAACACTGTGCAATCGTATTGGACAATTTGACAACGTGTACCGCAGCTCTGGTTGCTGTAACAATGGCGCCGCAAGTCAAAGGTTATTTGATCACCTCACAGCTTTCGCCAGAACCAGCACATAAACTTGTGATCGAACTACTCGATCTTCCAATTTACTTAACGCTTCATATGTCTATTGGTGAGGGCTGTGCAAGCGCACTTGGTATGAAATTACTAGATGCCAGTATGCACATGCTCAATGATATGAAAACTTTTGGACAAACCTCCGTTGCCGTTGCTAACGACGGTCCCGGTGCCAAGCGACAAACCAAGAGTATATGA
- a CDS encoding Tex family protein: MILEEIAGFIAKELGIKHAQVKATIDLLDGGNTVPFISRYRKEATGELNEEHIRTIEERLQYLRNLVKRQEDITSIIEEQGKMTPELKMAIEHTTKLQELEDLYLPYKQKKRTRAQIAREKGLEPLANLVLAQNIAQGNPLDYAADYINEEKEITSAELALAGAMDIIAETVCEQADIRAFMRKQLWQYGQINTDLAAETEESKAFLMYKEHSEPIHRMPSHRILAMNRGENKDFLKVKLETNHDTNMDMIARRIIHHPSIFTQCITEAINDGYKRLLFPALEREIRSLLTENAEKQAIRVFGLNLKQLLLQQPLAGHTVLGLDPGYRTGCKIAVISPTGTVLDHGVLYLTASDSQKQQAAEKVLKLIKTHNITLISIGNGTASYETEEFTAKLIADNNLAVHYLITNEAGASVYSASKLAKEELPDYDVTIRGAVSIARRVQDPLAELVKIDPKSIGVGQYQHDVNQKELSETLDHIVESAVNHVGVELNTASIELLKHVSGINSTVAKNIVAYRDQNGTFKNRKELLKVARLGQAAFTQCAGFLRIAKSESPLDNTPVHPESYKTAENILTELGFSLNDLDKKNKLLNLQDRLKDIRIEDLAEKLNAGIPTVRDIIDALAKPGRDPREDLPAPLTRKAIVQLTDLAVGTILKGTVQNITDFGAFVDIGIKTAGLIHRSELSHKFFRHPLDIVSVGDVIDVMIISIDAERNRIGLSLKQVETQNLENGS, encoded by the coding sequence ATGATTTTAGAAGAAATTGCTGGTTTTATCGCTAAAGAACTTGGCATAAAACACGCGCAGGTAAAAGCAACTATAGATCTATTAGATGGAGGAAATACAGTCCCGTTTATTTCTCGTTATCGTAAGGAAGCAACCGGAGAGTTAAACGAAGAACATATCCGCACAATTGAAGAACGCCTCCAATACTTACGTAATTTAGTAAAACGACAAGAAGATATCACTTCGATTATTGAAGAACAAGGTAAAATGACGCCCGAATTAAAAATGGCGATCGAGCATACTACAAAACTACAAGAATTAGAAGACTTATATTTGCCTTACAAACAAAAAAAGCGTACACGCGCACAAATCGCACGAGAAAAAGGATTGGAACCGCTTGCAAATCTGGTTTTAGCACAAAATATAGCACAAGGAAACCCACTCGACTACGCTGCAGACTATATAAATGAAGAAAAAGAAATTACCTCTGCCGAACTGGCCCTGGCTGGAGCTATGGATATCATCGCTGAAACAGTATGCGAACAAGCTGATATACGTGCTTTTATGCGCAAACAGCTTTGGCAATATGGTCAAATTAATACAGACCTAGCCGCAGAAACGGAAGAAAGCAAAGCATTTCTTATGTATAAAGAACATTCTGAACCGATTCATCGCATGCCATCACACCGAATCTTGGCAATGAATCGTGGTGAAAACAAAGATTTTCTAAAAGTAAAGTTGGAAACAAATCACGATACCAATATGGATATGATCGCTCGGCGCATCATCCATCATCCGTCCATCTTCACACAATGTATTACGGAAGCAATCAATGATGGATACAAACGTTTACTGTTTCCTGCACTTGAACGTGAAATCCGTTCACTCTTAACCGAAAATGCTGAAAAACAGGCAATTCGAGTATTCGGGCTAAACCTAAAACAACTTTTATTACAGCAACCCCTGGCTGGCCATACGGTACTTGGGCTCGACCCCGGCTATCGAACCGGTTGTAAAATCGCTGTAATCAGTCCAACAGGAACTGTACTTGATCACGGCGTCTTATACTTAACAGCAAGTGATAGTCAAAAACAGCAAGCTGCCGAAAAAGTTCTCAAATTGATTAAAACCCACAACATTACTTTGATTTCTATTGGCAACGGAACGGCCTCCTACGAAACAGAAGAATTTACGGCAAAACTCATCGCAGATAACAATCTTGCTGTTCATTATCTTATCACGAATGAAGCCGGAGCCTCTGTCTATTCAGCATCAAAATTGGCAAAAGAAGAATTGCCTGACTATGATGTTACCATTCGCGGCGCTGTATCTATTGCCCGTCGTGTACAGGATCCTTTGGCAGAACTCGTTAAAATTGATCCAAAATCCATCGGGGTAGGACAATACCAACATGACGTAAACCAAAAAGAACTTTCCGAAACATTAGATCATATTGTTGAATCAGCAGTCAATCATGTCGGCGTAGAACTAAATACAGCTTCAATCGAACTCCTAAAACACGTTTCCGGTATAAACTCTACTGTCGCCAAAAACATTGTTGCTTATCGTGATCAAAATGGTACATTCAAAAATCGCAAAGAGCTCTTGAAAGTGGCCAGACTTGGTCAAGCTGCATTCACACAATGTGCAGGATTTTTACGTATCGCTAAAAGTGAATCGCCGCTTGATAATACGCCTGTCCATCCAGAATCCTATAAAACAGCCGAAAATATCTTAACCGAACTAGGTTTTTCATTAAATGATTTAGATAAAAAAAATAAATTGCTAAACTTGCAAGATCGACTCAAAGATATACGTATTGAAGACCTTGCAGAAAAATTAAATGCAGGTATACCAACCGTACGCGACATTATAGATGCACTTGCTAAACCTGGTCGCGACCCACGTGAGGATTTACCTGCACCATTAACCCGTAAGGCAATTGTTCAACTCACTGATTTAGCCGTCGGAACAATTTTGAAAGGTACCGTGCAAAACATCACTGATTTCGGCGCTTTTGTCGATATCGGCATTAAAACAGCCGGACTTATACATCGTTCCGAACTCAGTCATAAATTTTTCCGCCATCCCCTTGATATCGTTTCTGTAGGAGACGTTATTGATGTAATGATTATTAGTATAGACGCTGAAAGAAATCGTATCGGCCTTAGTCTTAAACAAGTAGAAACTCAGAATTTAGAAAACGGCAGCTAA